The proteins below come from a single Polymorphobacter fuscus genomic window:
- a CDS encoding TonB-dependent receptor: MFSRFIAIHARALATVSALAFAAPVLAAQPVETAAVADAAVADAAVETESEIIVTGASRAQRRFDASFAVNSLSQDEVRRIAPKNYAELLGIMPGIHVEATGGEVQNVTRVRGIPTDRGYLIFQQDGLPLFHEIDGVFFNSGDGMNRFDLMTERVEVVRGGPAPIYASSAAAIANNITVTGSEESRGMAQVTLGDTGLYRLDLVQSGKIADRTFYAIGGFLRHHDGYRDNGYPNDKGGQIRANIKRELDNGFIKLSGTYLNDKNTFYLPIPLADPRNPAVSLDPFINFFTGTMNSPSLRGLDISYRDGNNSVQTLQRDLADGRHIRFGNIGLQYEGDFGGWLVAANLGYTKGKNSFDAFYSTTNPVDARTFAAGFLPAARTAFGTAATPVARLGYAIAGSNGTAVYDPSAASGLVMSGQYRAVESDFYSGQGTLSVTRKFVTGIGTHDVKAGIYGAAYGATNLAVYSDMLIEVAGKPRTLDLVAYGASGQVLGYVTDNGTLRATTTLNQGEADGKVLALFANDTWEIVPSLRLDAGIRHEWYDYSGYSLLSTGGIDLGNATTLADNATRGFTGARVTTKLKPTATNWTVGLGYDFTSNLGAYGRVSTLEVPPQATVALSTTPTIVTTVARQYEAGIRADFGRSYLFVTGFYTKFDPFNASFVAFNPVTGRNDQSVPFIGEAIVKGVEVDGRFVPVDWLSLAGSVTFADPQYRNLQNTAGADPSAVNGNQIIREPKVFGNIRPTLFFETGKTQIEVYGRLDFVGKRFVDLFNQTSMAAYQTLAAGVTVNRDAWRFQLVGDNLTNARGVTEGNPRTDQLAGQDASEAIYGRPLFGRNFRFIVSRSW; this comes from the coding sequence ATGTTTTCGCGATTCATAGCTATTCATGCGCGGGCGCTGGCGACCGTCAGTGCGTTGGCATTCGCCGCGCCGGTTCTCGCCGCCCAGCCTGTTGAAACCGCCGCCGTCGCGGACGCGGCTGTCGCCGACGCGGCTGTCGAAACCGAAAGCGAGATCATCGTCACCGGGGCATCCCGCGCACAGCGCCGTTTTGATGCTTCTTTTGCAGTCAATTCGCTTTCCCAAGACGAAGTGCGGCGGATCGCCCCGAAGAATTATGCCGAGCTGCTTGGCATCATGCCCGGCATCCATGTCGAGGCGACCGGGGGCGAAGTGCAGAACGTCACCCGCGTGCGCGGCATCCCGACCGACCGCGGCTACCTTATCTTCCAGCAGGACGGCCTGCCGCTCTTTCACGAAATCGACGGCGTGTTCTTCAACTCCGGCGACGGCATGAATCGGTTCGATCTGATGACGGAACGCGTCGAGGTCGTGCGCGGCGGCCCGGCGCCGATCTATGCCAGCAGCGCTGCGGCCATTGCCAACAACATCACTGTCACTGGCAGCGAAGAATCGCGCGGCATGGCGCAGGTCACGCTCGGTGACACCGGCCTTTATCGGCTTGACCTCGTGCAGTCCGGCAAGATTGCCGACCGCACCTTCTATGCGATCGGCGGCTTCCTGCGCCATCACGACGGATACCGCGACAATGGCTATCCCAATGACAAGGGGGGCCAGATCCGCGCCAACATCAAGCGTGAGCTCGACAATGGCTTCATCAAGCTGTCGGGCACCTATCTCAACGACAAGAACACCTTTTATCTGCCGATTCCGCTCGCTGACCCGCGCAACCCCGCGGTTTCGCTCGATCCGTTCATCAACTTCTTCACCGGCACGATGAACTCGCCATCGCTCCGCGGGCTGGACATCAGCTATCGCGACGGCAACAACAGTGTTCAGACCCTGCAGCGCGATCTCGCCGATGGCCGTCATATCCGCTTCGGCAACATCGGCCTGCAGTATGAGGGCGATTTCGGCGGCTGGCTCGTTGCCGCCAACCTTGGCTACACCAAGGGCAAGAACAGTTTCGATGCCTTTTATTCAACGACCAATCCCGTCGACGCTCGGACCTTTGCGGCTGGCTTCCTGCCTGCCGCGCGAACCGCGTTCGGCACCGCTGCCACCCCGGTCGCTCGGCTCGGCTATGCAATTGCCGGCTCGAACGGCACCGCGGTCTATGACCCTTCCGCGGCTTCGGGCCTCGTCATGTCGGGCCAGTACCGCGCCGTGGAATCGGATTTTTACTCGGGCCAGGGCACATTGAGTGTCACCCGCAAGTTCGTCACCGGAATCGGAACGCATGATGTCAAGGCCGGCATCTATGGCGCCGCTTATGGCGCCACCAACCTCGCCGTCTACAGCGACATGCTGATCGAAGTCGCCGGCAAGCCGCGCACGCTCGATCTGGTCGCCTATGGCGCGTCGGGCCAGGTGCTGGGGTATGTGACCGACAACGGCACTTTGCGCGCTACCACCACGCTCAACCAGGGCGAAGCCGATGGCAAGGTCCTGGCGCTTTTCGCCAACGACACCTGGGAAATCGTGCCGAGCCTGCGGCTTGACGCAGGCATTCGCCACGAATGGTATGATTATTCGGGCTATTCGCTGCTGTCGACCGGGGGAATTGACCTCGGCAATGCGACAACCCTGGCCGACAACGCCACGCGCGGTTTCACCGGCGCCCGAGTGACAACGAAGCTGAAACCCACGGCGACCAACTGGACGGTCGGCCTCGGTTATGACTTCACCTCCAACCTCGGCGCCTATGGCCGCGTTTCGACCCTCGAGGTGCCGCCGCAGGCAACGGTCGCGTTGAGCACGACGCCGACCATAGTCACCACCGTGGCGCGCCAGTATGAGGCGGGGATACGCGCCGACTTCGGCCGATCCTACCTGTTCGTCACCGGCTTCTACACCAAGTTCGACCCGTTCAATGCCTCGTTCGTGGCGTTCAATCCGGTCACGGGCCGCAATGACCAGTCCGTGCCGTTCATCGGCGAAGCCATCGTCAAGGGTGTCGAAGTCGACGGCCGGTTCGTTCCCGTCGACTGGCTTTCGTTGGCCGGATCCGTCACCTTTGCCGATCCCCAATATCGCAACCTGCAGAACACCGCGGGCGCCGATCCAAGCGCGGTCAACGGCAACCAGATCATCCGTGAACCCAAGGTGTTCGGCAATATCCGCCCGACCCTGTTCTTCGAAACCGGCAAGACCCAGATCGAAGTCTATGGCCGCCTCGACTTCGTCGGCAAACGCTTTGTCGACCTGTTCAACCAGACATCGATGGCCGCTTATCAGACGCTGGCTGCCGGCGTGACCGTCAACCGCGATGCTTGGCGCTTCCAGCTCGTCGGTGACAATCTGACCAATGCCAGGGGCGTGACCGAAGGCAACCCGCGGACCGACCAGCTCGCCGGCCAGGACGCTTCGGAGGCCATCTACGGCCGCCCATTGTTCGGCCGCAATTTCCGCTTCATCGTCAGCCGCAGCTGGTAA
- a CDS encoding YdcF family protein produces MRLVLGALMLAAVLAGPVPVLAQDPPGYARPFADTLETRVFPLFAMLHAAPGWTAALRADPQLARLASARAARIPPDACAPAPQCLADAWLWTTDDIAKVSERLRLIMRDRALADALVVRQMRPSGRFARHAALADADLLGAAWADAANGINRVIAIYAKGEPPRYPKIDAMIFDVARPEYPQLLAAHGTSIAALPPPDDTVFDPVQRYATGLLMINERADAGAFRPLLGGDNAATVRAIAGTDWRGERHSALLVFGHGPEDAQSRTGVMGHIRMRIAADLFARRLAPFIIVSGGNVHPNRTPFNEAVEMKRLLIEQHGVPADRILIEPHARHTTTNLRNTARLLLAAGFPADRPALVVSDHATIRYIGSAELSVRNLREMGLQPGTLAPGPDRFSLMFKPDPAAFHVEVADPLDP; encoded by the coding sequence ATGCGGCTTGTGCTTGGCGCCTTGATGCTTGCGGCCGTATTGGCAGGACCGGTGCCGGTGCTGGCACAGGACCCGCCAGGCTATGCGCGTCCTTTCGCCGATACGCTCGAAACGCGCGTATTTCCGTTGTTTGCCATGCTGCACGCCGCCCCGGGCTGGACGGCGGCGCTGCGCGCTGACCCCCAACTCGCCCGGCTGGCGTCTGCCCGTGCGGCGCGCATCCCGCCCGACGCCTGCGCCCCGGCACCGCAATGCCTCGCCGATGCCTGGCTATGGACGACAGACGACATCGCCAAGGTTTCGGAACGGTTGCGGCTGATCATGCGCGACCGCGCGCTGGCCGACGCGCTTGTGGTGCGTCAGATGCGGCCTTCGGGTCGCTTTGCACGGCATGCAGCCCTTGCCGATGCGGATTTGCTGGGTGCTGCCTGGGCCGATGCTGCCAACGGCATCAACCGCGTCATCGCGATCTATGCCAAGGGCGAGCCGCCGCGATATCCCAAAATCGATGCAATGATCTTCGATGTTGCGCGGCCCGAGTATCCACAGCTGCTGGCGGCGCACGGCACGAGCATTGCCGCGCTGCCGCCCCCGGACGACACCGTGTTCGATCCCGTGCAGCGTTATGCGACGGGGCTGCTGATGATCAACGAGCGGGCCGATGCCGGCGCCTTCCGGCCGCTGCTGGGCGGCGACAATGCCGCGACCGTTCGTGCGATTGCCGGCACCGACTGGCGCGGCGAGCGTCATTCCGCGCTGCTTGTTTTCGGCCACGGCCCGGAGGACGCCCAGTCGCGGACCGGTGTCATGGGACATATCCGGATGCGCATCGCGGCGGACTTGTTCGCGCGGCGGCTGGCGCCGTTCATCATCGTGTCGGGCGGCAATGTCCATCCCAACCGCACGCCGTTCAACGAGGCGGTGGAGATGAAGCGCCTGTTGATCGAACAGCATGGCGTTCCGGCCGATCGCATCCTGATCGAACCGCATGCGCGCCACACCACCACCAATTTGCGCAATACGGCGCGGCTGCTGCTCGCAGCCGGCTTTCCGGCCGACCGGCCCGCGCTGGTGGTGTCGGACCACGCGACGATCCGCTACATCGGCAGTGCCGAACTATCCGTGCGCAATCTGCGTGAAATGGGGTTGCAGCCCGGCACGCTGGCGCCTGGCCCCGATCGCTTTTCGCTGATGTTCAAGCCCGATCCGGCGGCATTCCATGTCGAAGTTGCCGATCCGCTCGATCCATGA
- a CDS encoding glycoside hydrolase domain-containing protein — MNVRFRAFRFLVALAATVVSAGSAPAVARPPGLLVDPFVGTLADFGQLSPAAVAPYGMVQIGPDTDPANHAGYDHAATRLVGFSHTRGVGVGCGGAGGDVRINVGYGGDPLAAPIDKRRERAHAGYYRVAYGRGIIAEMTATRGTGAIRFTMPRSGPVTVSVDFGPGYAKRIAAKWQAKADGDLHADFSAGTVCDAGIYHLHSATRLLRAGKPVTAHWQGDGSRATLMLTVRSGDVVELRTGLSAVDAAAAAAVRETEMGDMSFDHVAARALADWNTQLSRLTISGSRAEQALFYTALFRVMQTPVAITDPDGRTRGSDGRILQLDPGEQHYASWAMWDNYRTQMPLLALIDPVRAEAIARALVRLYASGKQRWATSDEPFLTVRTEHAGIALLDFRRKGIIGFDAKAALSGMVAESSTLARNTPDEQIEAAYDDWATAELAADLGEPDLARSFHDKALGYRPMWLDTFRDLGPDADVVKARGLYQGTLAQYRWAPVFDLPWLAQAMEPRLIPELERFFGDNLFNITNQPDLHVPYLLAWAGRRDASLAIVRRYLSLPVAHRYTNSGVRPEPWIGRSFALAPQGFADGMDDDAGTMSAWYIWATLGLYPLTPGEPRYLVTKPIPKVTVLRPFHDVDIVLRKGRDGLLTIGGQEVTGIFVEHTMLDGIAAAKTAQK, encoded by the coding sequence ATGAACGTGCGGTTCAGAGCATTTCGCTTCCTTGTCGCGTTGGCAGCGACCGTCGTTTCCGCCGGCTCGGCGCCAGCTGTCGCGCGCCCGCCGGGGCTGTTGGTCGATCCCTTTGTCGGCACGCTCGCTGACTTCGGCCAACTCAGTCCGGCGGCGGTTGCGCCCTATGGGATGGTCCAGATCGGTCCCGATACAGATCCGGCAAATCATGCCGGATATGACCATGCAGCGACGCGACTTGTCGGGTTTTCGCATACGCGCGGCGTCGGTGTCGGCTGTGGCGGTGCCGGCGGCGATGTGCGGATAAATGTCGGCTATGGCGGTGATCCTCTCGCGGCCCCGATCGACAAGCGCCGCGAACGTGCGCATGCCGGATATTATCGCGTCGCCTACGGCAGGGGCATCATCGCCGAGATGACCGCGACACGCGGCACCGGCGCCATTCGCTTCACCATGCCCCGTTCGGGCCCGGTGACGGTCAGCGTCGACTTCGGGCCTGGCTATGCAAAGCGGATCGCTGCGAAATGGCAGGCAAAGGCCGACGGCGATCTGCACGCCGATTTTTCGGCCGGCACCGTCTGCGATGCCGGGATCTATCACCTGCATTCCGCGACTCGGCTGTTGCGGGCCGGCAAGCCTGTGACGGCGCACTGGCAAGGCGATGGATCGCGCGCGACCTTGATGCTGACGGTGCGCAGCGGCGATGTCGTCGAATTGCGCACTGGCCTTTCGGCGGTCGATGCCGCCGCAGCTGCTGCCGTGCGCGAGACCGAAATGGGCGACATGTCGTTCGATCATGTTGCCGCGCGCGCTTTGGCGGATTGGAACACGCAATTGTCGCGCCTGACGATTTCCGGCAGCCGCGCCGAACAGGCATTGTTCTACACCGCGCTTTTTCGCGTCATGCAAACGCCCGTGGCGATCACCGATCCCGATGGCCGGACGCGGGGCAGCGACGGCCGCATCCTGCAGCTCGACCCGGGCGAACAACATTATGCCAGCTGGGCGATGTGGGACAATTACCGGACCCAGATGCCGCTGCTCGCGCTCATCGACCCGGTGCGTGCCGAGGCGATCGCGCGCGCGCTGGTGCGGCTCTACGCCAGCGGCAAACAGCGCTGGGCAACCTCGGACGAACCCTTCCTGACCGTGCGGACCGAGCACGCCGGCATCGCTCTGCTCGATTTCCGCCGCAAGGGTATCATCGGGTTCGACGCAAAGGCGGCGCTGTCCGGCATGGTGGCGGAAAGCTCGACGCTGGCCCGCAACACGCCCGATGAGCAGATCGAGGCCGCCTATGACGACTGGGCGACCGCTGAGCTTGCGGCCGACCTTGGCGAACCCGACCTTGCCCGCAGCTTTCACGACAAGGCGTTGGGCTATCGACCCATGTGGCTCGACACGTTTCGCGATTTGGGGCCGGACGCCGATGTGGTCAAGGCGCGCGGCCTGTACCAGGGAACGCTGGCGCAGTATCGCTGGGCCCCCGTCTTCGACCTGCCATGGCTGGCACAGGCAATGGAACCGCGGCTGATCCCCGAACTGGAGCGCTTTTTCGGCGACAATCTTTTCAACATTACCAACCAGCCTGACCTGCACGTGCCCTATCTGCTGGCCTGGGCCGGCCGGCGTGATGCGAGCCTGGCAATTGTTCGCCGCTATCTGTCCTTGCCGGTGGCACATCGCTACACGAATTCGGGCGTCCGCCCCGAACCCTGGATTGGCCGCAGCTTTGCGCTGGCACCGCAAGGCTTTGCCGACGGCATGGACGACGATGCGGGCACGATGTCCGCCTGGTACATCTGGGCGACGCTGGGACTTTATCCCCTGACACCGGGCGAACCACGCTATCTCGTGACAAAGCCAATCCCGAAGGTCACCGTTTTGAGACCTTTTCACGACGTCGACATCGTTCTGCGAAAGGGCCGGGATGGGCTTTTGACCATTGGAGGCCAAGAGGTCACGGGCATCTTTGTCGAGCACACGATGCTCGATGGGATAGCTGCTGCAAAAACAGCGCAGAAATGA
- a CDS encoding Hsp70 family protein — MPAPRILGLDFGTTNSVAAVARGDGSDLVVLDSPDGGTTGFRSALCFWEDEAVRGGIAVEAGPQAIAEYLEFPQGSRFLQSFKSVAASPSFEHATIFERRYRFEDLGRTFLRTMAGHSRGSMADVDRLIIGRPVVYAGHAPDTVLARQRYDLMFDGIAAERHYVYEPLGAAFSYATRITDPATILVADFGGGTSDFSVVRIEAPGAARRCIPLGYAGVGIAGDRFDARIVEQLVMPLLGLGGSYRSFGKVLEIPRGYFADFADWSRLALMRNRKTVAELEKLQRTALDPGAIGRMIAIIEEELGFRLHEAVGKVKRDLSSAETAHFHFSGAGLAIEADVTRAAFERWIAPEIAEIAAAVDRALAAAAVDAGAIDRVFLTGGSSLIPCIGRLFADRFGADRIATGGELTSIAHGLALIGAQDDLTAWTA; from the coding sequence ATGCCCGCACCCCGCATCCTCGGTCTCGATTTCGGGACCACCAACTCCGTCGCCGCAGTCGCGCGCGGCGACGGATCCGACCTTGTCGTCCTCGACAGCCCGGACGGCGGCACGACCGGGTTTCGATCGGCATTGTGCTTCTGGGAGGATGAGGCGGTCCGCGGCGGCATCGCCGTCGAAGCCGGCCCGCAGGCCATCGCCGAATATCTGGAATTTCCCCAAGGCAGCCGGTTCCTGCAGTCGTTCAAATCGGTCGCGGCGAGCCCGAGCTTCGAACATGCGACGATCTTCGAGCGGCGGTACCGCTTCGAAGATCTCGGCCGCACCTTCCTGCGGACAATGGCGGGCCACAGCCGTGGCAGCATGGCCGATGTCGACCGGCTGATCATCGGTCGGCCGGTGGTTTACGCGGGTCACGCCCCCGACACTGTGCTGGCGCGGCAGCGCTATGACCTGATGTTCGATGGCATCGCTGCCGAGCGGCACTATGTCTACGAGCCGCTCGGCGCCGCCTTCAGCTACGCCACGCGCATCACCGATCCCGCGACGATCCTGGTCGCCGATTTTGGCGGCGGGACCAGCGATTTCTCGGTTGTCCGCATCGAGGCGCCGGGCGCCGCGCGGCGCTGCATCCCGCTCGGCTATGCCGGCGTCGGCATTGCCGGCGACCGCTTCGATGCGCGGATCGTCGAACAGCTTGTCATGCCGCTGCTCGGTTTGGGCGGCAGCTACCGCTCCTTCGGCAAGGTGCTTGAAATTCCGCGCGGCTATTTTGCCGACTTTGCCGACTGGTCGCGGCTGGCGCTGATGCGCAACCGCAAGACCGTTGCCGAGCTGGAAAAGCTGCAGCGTACGGCGCTCGATCCGGGCGCCATCGGCCGCATGATCGCGATCATCGAGGAAGAGCTGGGGTTTCGGCTCCACGAGGCCGTCGGCAAGGTCAAACGCGACCTGTCATCCGCGGAGACCGCGCATTTTCACTTCAGCGGCGCCGGGCTGGCGATCGAAGCCGACGTCACCCGCGCTGCCTTCGAACGCTGGATCGCGCCCGAGATCGCCGAAATCGCGGCCGCCGTCGACCGGGCCCTGGCCGCTGCGGCGGTCGATGCCGGCGCGATCGACCGTGTGTTCCTGACAGGCGGCTCGTCGCTGATCCCGTGCATCGGACGGCTGTTCGCCGACCGCTTCGGTGCCGATCGCATCGCCACCGGCGGCGAACTGACGTCGATCGCCCATGGCCTCGCGCTGATCGGCGCGCAGGACGACCTAACCGCCTGGACGGCGTAG
- a CDS encoding AI-2E family transporter gives MTEPPAPANNRADDLGRIATIIVMGVVILGVAWLLLTLSSFLMLVFAALVLAAIFDVMTRFVSRITKLKRGPSLAISVIALLGVFASVFTLFGSQLADEFDTIRESIPPAIEEVRGLLDRVGLGKPARDLLDQGGGDISALASQAGSYALTAGNGIANLVLVFVGAIFVASDPGVYRRGLLLLIPSRAEDTAAAGLDDAAHGLRGWMVGQAVSSLVVAAVTWIGLALLGVPASGGLGLIAGLLDVIPMVGPIIAGVPAVLLAFTVSPTTALWTVVLFLVVQQLQGNLLQPMIQKHAVDVPPAILLFAVVAAGLLFGFIGVLLAAPLTVVVFVLVQRVYVRTLLGKDIKVAGRD, from the coding sequence ATGACCGAACCGCCAGCCCCTGCCAACAACCGCGCCGACGACCTGGGACGCATCGCGACGATCATTGTCATGGGCGTCGTCATCCTGGGTGTCGCGTGGCTGCTGCTGACGCTCAGCAGCTTCCTGATGCTGGTGTTCGCGGCGCTGGTGCTGGCGGCGATCTTCGATGTCATGACGCGCTTCGTCAGCCGGATCACGAAGCTCAAGCGCGGGCCGTCGCTGGCAATCTCCGTCATTGCCCTGCTCGGTGTCTTTGCCAGCGTTTTCACGCTGTTCGGTTCGCAGCTGGCTGACGAATTCGACACGATCCGCGAGAGCATCCCGCCGGCGATCGAGGAGGTCCGCGGGTTGCTCGACCGCGTCGGGCTCGGCAAGCCGGCACGCGACCTTCTCGACCAGGGCGGCGGCGATATCTCCGCGCTGGCCAGCCAGGCCGGCAGCTATGCGCTGACGGCCGGCAACGGCATTGCCAATCTGGTGCTGGTGTTCGTCGGCGCCATTTTCGTCGCCAGCGACCCGGGCGTCTATCGTCGCGGCCTGCTGTTGCTGATCCCCAGCCGCGCCGAGGACACGGCAGCGGCCGGGCTCGACGACGCCGCCCATGGCTTGCGCGGCTGGATGGTCGGCCAGGCGGTGTCCTCGCTCGTCGTCGCTGCCGTCACCTGGATCGGCCTTGCCCTGCTCGGCGTTCCGGCGTCGGGTGGGCTTGGCCTCATCGCCGGGCTTCTCGACGTGATCCCGATGGTCGGGCCGATCATTGCGGGCGTGCCGGCGGTGCTGCTGGCCTTCACCGTGTCGCCGACCACCGCCTTGTGGACGGTCGTCCTGTTCCTTGTCGTCCAGCAGCTGCAGGGCAATCTCCTGCAGCCGATGATCCAGAAACATGCCGTCGACGTGCCACCGGCCATCCTGCTGTTCGCGGTGGTGGCGGCGGGGCTGCTGTTCGGGTTCATCGGCGTGCTGCTGGCGGCACCCCTGACGGTGGTCGTCTTCGTCCTCGTCCAGCGCGTCTATGTCCGCACGCTGCTGGGCAAGGACATCAAGGTCGCCGGGCGGGACTGA
- a CDS encoding endonuclease/exonuclease/phosphatase family protein translates to MLILATGLSLVESNEWWVRIWDFPRAQILALLIIAAGLVLWRDRAWGKWLAVGCALAGGWQLYRIMPYTPLGSKEIAFADRQDKGDGCFSALSLNVLESNRDYARTAKLIDRERPDILLLLETDRRWEAALAPQLGRYPHVVAQPQDNTYGLIFASRLPMREGRVEMIAEADVPSVSAVLTARRPFRVIGLHPRPPSPGQDTEARDAEIAVAARRAARDKRPVLAFGDFNDVAWSRTSQLFKRIGGYLDPRIGRGTFATFPAWAPLLGWPLDHMFVTPEFEVRSLRVLENVGSDHLPVSAILCLAAGATGNDRPEPVSAEDRRDVDEIMDEYRSERRAE, encoded by the coding sequence GTGCTTATCCTTGCAACCGGCCTCAGCCTTGTCGAATCGAATGAATGGTGGGTCCGCATCTGGGATTTTCCGCGCGCGCAGATCCTTGCGCTGCTGATCATCGCTGCTGGCCTGGTCCTGTGGCGGGACCGAGCATGGGGGAAATGGCTTGCGGTTGGCTGCGCCCTGGCCGGAGGCTGGCAACTGTACCGCATCATGCCCTACACGCCCCTGGGATCGAAGGAGATCGCCTTTGCCGACCGGCAGGACAAAGGCGACGGGTGCTTCAGTGCGCTGTCGCTCAATGTCCTCGAATCGAACCGCGATTATGCGCGTACTGCAAAGCTGATCGACCGCGAGCGGCCCGATATCCTGCTGCTGCTGGAAACCGACCGGCGGTGGGAAGCTGCGCTCGCGCCGCAACTCGGGCGCTATCCGCATGTCGTCGCGCAGCCCCAGGACAACACCTATGGTCTGATCTTTGCCTCGCGGCTGCCGATGCGGGAAGGCCGAGTCGAAATGATCGCCGAGGCGGATGTCCCCTCCGTCAGCGCGGTGCTCACGGCCAGAAGACCGTTTCGGGTGATCGGCCTGCATCCGCGTCCACCCTCGCCTGGCCAGGATACGGAAGCACGCGACGCCGAAATCGCCGTTGCCGCCCGCAGGGCAGCGCGGGACAAGCGCCCCGTGCTTGCCTTCGGTGACTTCAATGACGTCGCCTGGTCGCGCACGTCGCAGCTGTTCAAGCGCATCGGCGGCTATCTCGATCCGCGGATCGGACGCGGGACTTTCGCGACCTTCCCTGCCTGGGCGCCATTGCTCGGCTGGCCGCTTGACCACATGTTCGTCACGCCCGAGTTCGAGGTTCGTTCGCTGAGGGTGCTCGAAAATGTCGGCTCCGACCATCTGCCGGTCAGCGCCATATTGTGCCTTGCCGCCGGTGCAACCGGCAATGATCGGCCCGAGCCGGTTTCGGCGGAGGATCGCCGGGACGTCGACGAGATCATGGACGAATATCGGTCGGAACGCCGCGCCGAATGA
- the crtD gene encoding 1-hydroxycarotenoid 3,4-desaturase CrtD → MSRTGDQDRSERDGVVIIGAGIGGLVAAALLAGRGVPVTVVERMAAPGGKLRTVDCGGVAVDAGPTVFTARWVFEAIFAELGADLDDHLTLVPSERLARHAWQDGSQLDLWADPARSRDAIAAFAGPDEARGWDAFRAESARIWNALEHRYMEAPVTSPVGLALRFGIGGMGEMLAINPFQTLWTALGKHFRDPRLHQLYGRYATYCGASPYEATATLMLIAHLEARGVWLVEGGMHKVAEALAGLAAARGAQFRYGAHVESIRVVAGRAAGVVLASGEVLPAADVIANCDASAIANGCFGDAVRGAVDGTKAADRSLSGLVTMMTAEARGFDLDRHNVFFSVDYEREFREIFRDRRLPSAPSVYVCAQDRPGAATGSERFQLIVNAPATGDGRAPTAGEIEACQTATFAALERCGLQLTPHRTVPVGPATFEALFPSTGGALYGRASHGWRASFRRPGSRSRLAGLWLAGGSAHPGAGVPMAALSGRLASAAILSARASTRLSVPMAIAGGMSTPKATPAAGTASA, encoded by the coding sequence TTGAGCCGGACAGGCGATCAGGACCGCAGCGAACGGGATGGCGTCGTCATCATCGGCGCCGGCATCGGCGGCCTGGTGGCGGCGGCGTTGCTGGCGGGTCGCGGCGTGCCGGTGACGGTTGTCGAGCGGATGGCGGCGCCCGGCGGCAAGCTGCGCACCGTCGATTGCGGCGGCGTCGCGGTCGATGCCGGGCCCACGGTGTTCACCGCCCGCTGGGTCTTCGAAGCGATCTTTGCCGAACTCGGCGCCGACCTCGACGATCATCTGACGCTGGTGCCGAGCGAGCGCCTGGCGCGCCATGCCTGGCAGGACGGATCGCAGCTCGACCTGTGGGCCGATCCCGCGCGCAGCCGAGATGCCATCGCGGCGTTTGCCGGGCCGGACGAGGCGCGCGGCTGGGACGCGTTTCGGGCCGAATCGGCGCGGATCTGGAATGCGCTCGAACATCGCTACATGGAGGCGCCGGTCACCTCGCCTGTCGGCCTGGCGCTGCGCTTCGGCATCGGCGGCATGGGGGAAATGCTGGCGATCAACCCCTTCCAGACCTTGTGGACGGCGCTCGGCAAGCATTTCCGCGACCCGCGCCTGCACCAGCTGTACGGGCGCTATGCCACCTATTGCGGCGCCTCTCCGTACGAGGCCACCGCGACGCTGATGCTGATCGCGCATCTGGAAGCGCGCGGCGTCTGGCTGGTCGAAGGCGGCATGCACAAGGTGGCGGAGGCGCTCGCCGGGCTGGCCGCGGCCCGCGGCGCGCAGTTCCGCTATGGGGCGCATGTCGAGAGCATCCGGGTGGTGGCGGGACGCGCCGCCGGCGTGGTGCTGGCGAGCGGCGAAGTCCTTCCCGCCGCCGATGTGATCGCCAATTGCGATGCCAGCGCCATTGCCAACGGCTGTTTCGGCGATGCGGTGCGCGGTGCCGTCGATGGCACGAAAGCCGCCGATCGTTCGCTGTCGGGGCTGGTGACGATGATGACCGCCGAGGCCAGGGGGTTTGACCTCGACCGCCACAACGTGTTTTTCTCGGTCGACTATGAACGCGAGTTTCGGGAGATTTTCCGCGACCGGCGCTTGCCATCGGCACCCAGTGTCTATGTCTGTGCGCAGGACAGGCCCGGCGCGGCCACGGGTTCGGAACGTTTTCAGCTTATCGTCAATGCGCCCGCCACCGGAGACGGACGCGCACCAACCGCGGGGGAGATCGAAGCATGTCAGACGGCGACATTCGCGGCATTGGAACGATGCGGGCTGCAGTTGACACCGCACCGGACAGTGCCGGTGGGGCCGGCGACGTTCGAGGCGCTTTTCCCTTCGACGGGTGGAGCCCTTTATGGTCGGGCCTCGCACGGGTGGCGCGCCAGCTTCCGCCGGCCGGGCAGCCGTTCCCGGTTGGCGGGGCTGTGGCTCGCGGGGGGTTCGGCGCATCCGGGAGCGGGCGTGCCGATGGCGGCCTTGTCCGGCCGCTTGGCGAGCGCTGCGATCCTTTCGGCCCGCGCTTCGACGCGGCTGTCGGTGCCAATGGCTATCGCTGGTGGTATGTCGACGCCGAAAGCGACCCCGGCAGCCGGGACAGCTTCGGCCTGA